Within the Terriglobia bacterium genome, the region AAGGCCAAGGAACTGGGATATGAACTCCTCCCCGGAGAGGCGTGGATTGAACAGGATGTCGATGTGCTCATTCCCGCCGCCTTGGAAAACCAGATCACCGGAGAGAATGTCGGCAGGATCAGCCAGAAGGTAAAAATCATCGTCGAGGGCGCGAACGGCCCGACCACGCCCGAAGCCGACATAGTTATCCAGGAACGTGGGATTTGGCTCATCCCGGACTTCCTCGCGAATGCCGGCGGCGTAACCTGCAGCTATTTCGAGCAGGTTCAGAGCAATATGAATTACTTCTGGGAGAAGGACGAGGTCCTTGGGAAACTTGATGTGAAGATGACGGCAGCGTATTACGCGGTATCGGATTTGGCGCACCGGCAGAACCTCTATATGCGCGATGCCGCTTACGCCATTGCGATTGGCCGGGTCGCCCAGGCGTGCCACGACCGCGGTTGGGTCTAATCCTTCGCAATTCATGGGAGGTGCCGATGAAAAGCCCGGAACTGGTCACAGCAGAGTTGCCGGCATTTGATCGGAAGTTCTGGGACGGCACCTTCCGCTTTACCCGAATTGGCAAAGGCGACATTGGCGGAAAAGCCAGCGGTCTTGTCCTGATGAGAGACTTGCTGGCTACCCAGTTGCCCGAACTGGGCCTGCCCGCCGGAATCGAAATAACGGTCCCCACGCTTGCCGTCGTCGCTACGGGCTTCTTCGACGAATTTCTCGAACAGAACAAATTGCTCGACTTGGCGTTCAACAGCATGTCCGACGACAGGATCGGGCATGCATTCCAGAATGCGCAGTTACCGGTTGAACTTCTCGGCGACCTCCGCGCCCTCAGCGAGCAGGTGAAGACGCCCTTGGCAGTTCGTTCTTCAAGCCTGCTGGAAGATAGGTTGGGAAGACCGTTTGCGGGCGTTTACGCCACCAAAATGATCCCCAACAACCAGATGGATGCCGACACTCGTTTCCGAAAACTGGTTGAGGCGATCAAGTGCGTCTACGCTTCCACATTCTTCAGGGAGGCACGCGAGTATATCCAGACCACGGGCCGCGCCGCCAAAGATGAAAAGATGGCCGTCATCATCCAGGAGATTGTTGGACTAAGGCACGGAGACCGGTTCTATCCGGATATTTCCGGTGTCGCCCGTTCCTACAACTACTACCCGATGGCGCCGGCTCTGCCGGAGCATGGCGTCGTCAGTCTCGCCGTGGGGTTGGGAAAGACCATCGTTGACGGCGACTGCACATGGACGTATTCGCCCGAGTTCCCGAAAGTCTCTCCTCCATTTGGCTCGATGGATGAACTGATGGAAGGAACTCAGACTCGCTTCTGGGCGGTGAACATGGGCAAGCCGCCCGCTTATGATCCCGTCAGCGAGACGGAATACATGGTGCACCCCGATCTTGGCGCGGCGGAGACCGACGAGGTCCTTTGGCCGCTTGTCTCCACCTTTGATCCCGAGCGCGACCGCGTGGTCCCCGGAATGAACGACAAAGGCCCTCGCATTGTGAATTTTGCCCCTCTGTTGGTCTATGAGCAACTGCCGGTCAACTACGTCATCACATCGCTGATGCACGCTACCGAACATGCCCTGAATCAAAAAGTGGAGATCGAGTTCGCGCTGACGCTGCAGACCTTGCAAGGTGGCGCGCGGAAACTGCGCCTCGGATTTCTGCAGGTCCGGCCGATCATAGTCTCCCAAGCCACCGTCAGCATCACCGATGACGATCTGCATGACCCGACGGCGATCATCGCCTCTGACCGGGCACTCGGCAACGGAGTGGTTGACGACATTCGCGACATTGTCTTCGTTCGTCCAGACACCTTCGCTCCCGAAGATACCCCTGCGATCGCTCAGGAGATCGACGAAATCAACAAGAGCTTGCGCGAGGAAGGACGGCCGTATCTGCTGATCGGATTTGGCCGGTGGGGCAGTTCGCACCCATCCCTCGGAATACCCGTCGACTGGAGCCAGATCTCAGGCGCGAAGACGATCGTTGAGTCCACGCTTCCCAACATGAACGTTGAACTCAGCCAGGGTTCGCACTTCTTCCACAATCTTTCCAGTTTCGAGGCCAAGTATTTCATGCTGCGCTACGATGGTCCGTACCAGGTCAACTGGGAGTGGCTGAATGGACAGTCCCTCCGGCGGGAGACAGCTCATTTGCGTCACGTCCGGGTGACAGAGCCATTGAGCATACGCGTGGATGGACGACACGGCCGCGGCATCATTCGGCCGCTTGCGAATGAGGCACCTCAAGCATGAAACATGACGAAGCCCAACTGATCCATATCATGCAGGCGCTACGCGAGCGCGCTAAGGAACTGAACTGCCTTTACCGGGTTGACGACCTCCTCAACAGCGGTAGCGAGCGGCCGCTTGACGAGGTTCTGCGGCAGATTATCGAAATCGTGCCGCACGGTTGGCAATACTGCGATATCTGTTCAGCGTGTATCACCATCGAAGATACGACCATTGCGCCCGTCGGTTTCCGTCGTACGCCCTGGGTGCAAACCGCGAAGATTGTCGTGGAAGGTGAGGCCATCGGGACGGTCGAGGTCTTCTATAGCAAGCAGATGCCACATGCCGACGAAGGCCCATTCTTAAACGAAGAGCGGAAACTCATCGAAACCATCGCGGAACGAATCGCCAGTACCATCATTCAGCGCAGGTTGCGTATGGCCCATCGCGACTGGATCGAGACTTCCGACGCCATCGGCAAAGAAAGGCACGAGTGGCGCGTAGTCCTCGAGTTCCTCCGTGAAACTGATCCGGTGCTGCTGAAGAGGATCTCCCGCAAGCTCATCAATCACTTGAGTTGGCGGGGTATTCACGAGGCGCGCGAACTGTTGCAGCGAGACGGAATCGGAAGCCTGCTCGTAAACGGATCCGCCGCCGACGATAATAGACCTCTGCAGAGGGGCCCCAGGAACGCACCCGACCTCACCCGGGACGCCTTCCGGATCGCGGGCGAATACCTCGACGAATCGGAAATCCTCGACTTGGTTACGACATGGATCAAGGAAGACAAGTCGAGTTTCCTGGTCAATGCCCTGGAGAACCAGGACACGCCGCTGGGCGACATCATCGAGGCCCTGGAACGCTACGAACATACGGCAATCGATGAAAGTGAACTCTCCACCGCAACTCAGAAGAGCCTTCGTGTCTCGCTGATCCGGCGGTTCTTTTCCGAGAGCATTGACTTCATCAGTGTTGCGGAACAGTTCATCGAGATCAAGGACCTCTATGAACTTCTAGACCGGATCATCTATCCACCGCGGTGCCACGGAAAGCTGGGTGGAAAGAGCGCCGGGCTGTTTCTCGCCAGGAAAATCATTGACAAGTCTCCGGAGGCAGGCGAATTGCTCCGGGCTATCAAGGTTCCGAAAACCTGGTACATCACCTCGGACTGGATTCTCAACTTCGTTCACCACAACGATCTCGAGGAAGTTCTGAGCCGCAAGTATTCCGATATCGATCGAATTCGCCAGGAGTACCCCCACCTGGTCGCGCTGTTTAAAAATTCTTCATTCCCAACTGAGTTCATCAAGGGACTCGCGGTCGCGCTCGATGACTTCGGGGATCGTCCTATCATCGTGCGCAGTTCCAGCCTGCTGGAGGATCGCTCGGGCTCAGCATTTTCGGGGAAGTACAAGAGCTTGTTTCTCGCAAACCAGGGAACCAAAGAGGAGCGGTTGACCGCCCTCATGGACGCCATCGCGGAGGTATACGCATCTATTTTCGGTCCCGACCCCACCGAGTACCGCACCGAGCGTGGGTTGTTGCATGTGCACGAGGAAATGGGGGTCATGGTCCAGGAGGTCGTCGGCCAGCGCGTCGGCAGATACTTCATCCCGGCTTGCTCAGGCGTGGCTTTCAGCAATAACGAATTTCGTTGGTCGCCGCGTATTCAAAGAGGGGATGGCCTGATTCGGATGGTTCCGGGCCTTGGCACACGGGCAGTTGATCGCGTTTCTGACGATTATCCCGTCCTGATTGCGCCGGGTCAGCCGAACCTGCGCGCCAATGTCACAGTCGACGAAATCCAGAAGTACTCGCCGAAGCATATAGACGTGCTTAACCTGGAGGCGAACACCTTCGAGACAATTAACGCGGTTGACCTCCTGCGAGAGTACGGCGAGCTATACCCGCAGATCAGGAACCTCGTTTCGATCGTCAAAGATGACCGGGTCGAGCAACCGATCGGCGTGCTGGACTTCCGAAACGATGACATGGTCTTCACATTCGAAGGCCTGATCAGGAACACCAAATTCGTGGTGCAGGTGCGTGAACTCCTGAACCTGTTGCAGGCGAAGCTTCGAACACCGGTAGACCTGGAATTCGCTTTCGACGGCAATGATTTTTATCTGGTTCAGTGTCGTCCTGAGAGTTTCGGCGGCGACTCTCTCCCAGCGCCGATCCCGCAGAATATTCCCGATGACCGCATCCTGTTTTCCGCGCATCGATTCATTTCCAACGGGCGTGTTCCCGACGTGACCCATATTGTTTACGTAGACCTGGAGGGCTATTCCAACCTGGGAGTCGCCCAGATGCGTGAGGTCGGTGAGGCCGTAAGTAGACTGAACAAGCTTCTCCCCAAGCGGCAATTCATCCTGATCGGACCGGGGCGCTGGGGCAG harbors:
- a CDS encoding PEP/pyruvate-binding domain-containing protein, which produces MKHDEAQLIHIMQALRERAKELNCLYRVDDLLNSGSERPLDEVLRQIIEIVPHGWQYCDICSACITIEDTTIAPVGFRRTPWVQTAKIVVEGEAIGTVEVFYSKQMPHADEGPFLNEERKLIETIAERIASTIIQRRLRMAHRDWIETSDAIGKERHEWRVVLEFLRETDPVLLKRISRKLINHLSWRGIHEARELLQRDGIGSLLVNGSAADDNRPLQRGPRNAPDLTRDAFRIAGEYLDESEILDLVTTWIKEDKSSFLVNALENQDTPLGDIIEALERYEHTAIDESELSTATQKSLRVSLIRRFFSESIDFISVAEQFIEIKDLYELLDRIIYPPRCHGKLGGKSAGLFLARKIIDKSPEAGELLRAIKVPKTWYITSDWILNFVHHNDLEEVLSRKYSDIDRIRQEYPHLVALFKNSSFPTEFIKGLAVALDDFGDRPIIVRSSSLLEDRSGSAFSGKYKSLFLANQGTKEERLTALMDAIAEVYASIFGPDPTEYRTERGLLHVHEEMGVMVQEVVGQRVGRYFIPACSGVAFSNNEFRWSPRIQRGDGLIRMVPGLGTRAVDRVSDDYPVLIAPGQPNLRANVTVDEIQKYSPKHIDVLNLEANTFETINAVDLLREYGELYPQIRNLVSIVKDDRVEQPIGVLDFRNDDMVFTFEGLIRNTKFVVQVRELLNLLQAKLRTPVDLEFAFDGNDFYLVQCRPESFGGDSLPAPIPQNIPDDRILFSAHRFISNGRVPDVTHIVYVDLEGYSNLGVAQMREVGEAVSRLNKLLPKRQFILIGPGRWGSRGDIRLGVPVTYSDINNSSMLIEVARQRGNYIPDLSFGTHFFQDLVEASIRYLPLYPDDPQAVFQESFLKRARNLLPELLPDFANLAETLHVIDVPSVMNGLILRVLMNADLEHAVAFFAVPTKGSQQPAPDEITVERPAEDHWRWRFRMAQRIAAQIDPARFGVKSFYLIGSTKNASAGPGSDIDIMLHFDGTEQQENDLLMWLTGWSTCLSELNFWRTGYRTDGLLDVHLITDKDIEERSSFAVKIDAITDPARKLPMGQG
- a CDS encoding PEP/pyruvate-binding domain-containing protein, with amino-acid sequence MKSPELVTAELPAFDRKFWDGTFRFTRIGKGDIGGKASGLVLMRDLLATQLPELGLPAGIEITVPTLAVVATGFFDEFLEQNKLLDLAFNSMSDDRIGHAFQNAQLPVELLGDLRALSEQVKTPLAVRSSSLLEDRLGRPFAGVYATKMIPNNQMDADTRFRKLVEAIKCVYASTFFREAREYIQTTGRAAKDEKMAVIIQEIVGLRHGDRFYPDISGVARSYNYYPMAPALPEHGVVSLAVGLGKTIVDGDCTWTYSPEFPKVSPPFGSMDELMEGTQTRFWAVNMGKPPAYDPVSETEYMVHPDLGAAETDEVLWPLVSTFDPERDRVVPGMNDKGPRIVNFAPLLVYEQLPVNYVITSLMHATEHALNQKVEIEFALTLQTLQGGARKLRLGFLQVRPIIVSQATVSITDDDLHDPTAIIASDRALGNGVVDDIRDIVFVRPDTFAPEDTPAIAQEIDEINKSLREEGRPYLLIGFGRWGSSHPSLGIPVDWSQISGAKTIVESTLPNMNVELSQGSHFFHNLSSFEAKYFMLRYDGPYQVNWEWLNGQSLRRETAHLRHVRVTEPLSIRVDGRHGRGIIRPLANEAPQA